Proteins encoded in a region of the Podarcis muralis chromosome 2, rPodMur119.hap1.1, whole genome shotgun sequence genome:
- the MED7 gene encoding mediator of RNA polymerase II transcription subunit 7 — translation MGEPQQVSALPAPPMQYIKEYTDENIRKGITPKPPPPIKDSYMMFGNQFQCDELIIRPLESQGIERLHPMQFDHKKELRKLNMSILINFLDLLDILIRSPGSIKREEKLEDLKLLFVHVHHLINEYRPHQARETLRVMMEVQKRQRLETAERFQKHLERVVEMIQNCLASLPDDLPHSDGGMRIKTEPLDHEDSLSCIGQNDQQRASSNLKKDQVLDKDANMCSIIDEMT, via the coding sequence ATGGGTGAACCTCAGCAAGTGAGTGCCCTCCCTGCACCTCCAATGCAATATATTAAAGAATATACAGATGAAAATATCCGTAAAGGTATCACCCCGAAGCCACCGCCACCAATTAAAGATAGCTACATGATGTTTGGAAACCAGTTTCAGTGTGATGAACTAATTATTCGACCTTTGGAAAGCCAAGGCATTGAGCGATTGCATCCCATGCAGTTTGACCATAAGAAAGAACTGAGGAAACTCAACATGTCTATCCTGATCAACTTCTTGGACCTTTTGGATATATTGATAAGGAGCCCAGGCAGCATAAAACGAGAGGAGAAACTGGAAGACTTAAAACTGCTTTTTGTTCATGTGCATCATCTTATAAATGAATATCGACCCCACCAAGCCAGAGAGACATTGAGAGTCATGATGGAAGTGCAGAAACGTCAGCGTTTGGAAACTGCAGAGAGGTTCCAGAAGCATTTAGAACGAGTTGTTGAAATGATCCAGAACTGCTTGGCCTCTCTGCCAGATGACTTGCCTCACTCAGATGGAGGGATGAGGATAAAAACTGAACCTTTGGACCATGAAGACAGTCTCAGTTGCATTGGACAGAATGACCAGCAGAGAGCAAGCTCTAACCTCAAGAAGGATCAGGTTTTGGATAAAGATGCAAACATGTGTAGCATTATTGATGAAATGACATAA